Part of the Lycium ferocissimum isolate CSIRO_LF1 chromosome 6, AGI_CSIRO_Lferr_CH_V1, whole genome shotgun sequence genome, CTAACGATATACCTGGAGCCATATCCGGGGAGAACTCATAATCCCGTCGTTCGGCGAGTGCATGGATATGACGTTGGGATCCACTGGGGCTAGGCGTCCTTCGGTCTCTAGCACTACTTACTAGCATCGTGGACCTTGGTCTTGGAGGGCGTGTCGGTGATGAAGAGTCGGCTACCACTTCGTAACCCAAACTTTGCTCGTACCACATAGCGGCGGCAATCGCGCTTTACATGGCACCGCCGAGCAcgcataacaaacatccgagCCCAGAACGACACGGTCCCCGGTGCAACTGCGACACCGAGTACATCGTGGTACCGATGATCTCTTCGACTAGAACCACTCGCATCTCGAGAAGGAAGCTTTGAGATCTCGGGGGTGACCTTGAGCATGTAGGTCCACCAAATCAGTCTAGGAAACCGCGAGGAACACCTCAAATCCATGATTCGACCATGAAGGATTAACTCCCTTTCTCCCGCCCGTTATCATGACCCCCCATCTTGCCGGGCCCGAGCGGCTACCAAGCCGAGTCAATAAGAGAATAGCATGTCTCGTCTCTTGAGCGAAGCATCCGGCGAAGGAACGGGAGGTGCCGGGGCTAAGACCGAGACTCCCCCGATTCTCAAACATGGACGGGGTATGGGGACGTCGAGGTAGGGTCTTATCCCGGGAGTTCAACTTCCTTTATACCGTAGACGGCCCTCGATCAAGCCTTTCGTCAACCACCCCTTTGCCCTTCGGGGCGTCGTAGATCTTCCTTTCATCGGCTTTGCCGAAATTATAACGCACCATTAGGAAGGTATTAATCTTATAACACAGCctactatcgcacgatctattaagaagaaggatggtcatatttcctaaatgccggTAGCCTCCATTTAtggatgtggtgcacaacacaccgataaacaagactctactgacacggctcgtagacacttcctaggacgaGCGCTTTCGATACTCGCCACGACCCGAccgactaggggccgtgacggtaCCAGGCTCCACCGAGCACCATCGTAACCCTTTCTTAACTCAATTAACAAACATTCATCTTTATCGAATACCTTAAGTAGGATCACGCCGTTAGAGATATAATCTTTAATACTGAAACCcgtttcaaaatacttataacatacaCGCTGTACACATCATGGAACTACAACCCACATCTAGTACCCTACGAGCCCTCTCTTGAATGACATATACAAAATACGCAAAACGGATCAactaagtagcacctccggaaaatggagtgctcttggCACAGTGATGGCTTCTCAGCATTTGGACCGCCTCCCCgactactgtgggcatgaacacggcgtcaaaaagaaaaggacgtcgacgaataatgtaaaaaatttatacgtaaggcatacatcaataaaataagatgTGATAAGAGAATGACATGACACAATGAATAACTCatactgcttgcctcttgaggcggattcatgcatgcatactcataagcattatatcatatgttgctacggaacgtgtagcccgatccatctgtcatcatatatatatatagtcatcatatacatcaaaaactatgccgtggaacgtacggcccgatcatCACCCATCTAGCCCGCGTcgggtatcccgcgtccggatatgaaaacataacatgataTGCCAAATGATCGTGTAGCtatatgcgtctatagcgcctcacctttccccatttcccccgaaaacatttttcatatcatatacatacataatatacatagcatgcacAAGAGCTCGGAAAAGCTATAGTTctatcggagggacgtaaggtcgtagcCCCCGACTATGTTATGGATTCATTATGGTCAtcacgcctcaccttgaaggaacaatcatagtaAGGTGGGACTATCAATGAACGCTACGAATATGAACGACAACTCTTTTAAGGGAAGGTAAAACAGTATCTGTAATCTTGTAAGAAGTCAATCCGTATgtctttgggatttttttttgaaaaccttgtCAGTATCCATGGATGAAATAAAAAGGGTTGATAGATAACTTGACATTCTTatgtcgtcattgaaatcatgaaCTCGGAGCCTTTGAGCATAAAATCATTCTCGTAAAAACATTAagctcataacttgagacttttggtcataaaaatcatcataaccTTCATCATTATAGAATATATCCTCGGCTTTGGCTTTGCCATTTCTATCGTAAAACGTGCTCGTTTCGTTATCATGAAGGCTCACAAAATCGTACATCTTTGGTTTGAAGAACATGGCAATTTGGGAAAACAACTATAGATTATTAGAATAGAAATTTATGCCTTGGAGACGTAAGCATTTGACTTATGAAAACGAGAGAGACATAGAAACATTTCGAAGCTATAGCCTaaggatcatgccttgaaagaaaagggacgtgccttacatacctttgacgtTTACTATccttattgcttgctcgttcttccTTTAATGCCACACacataccttcaagagaattcatgtcGTCGTTAGTTACGAATTTACAAGAACGGACCTCTATTCctaaggaaaattgggcagcacctcctttgtttctactacgTTTCCCTTACTCTATTTcagctcccaacattcataataatcatcacaatatcgctaacaacaatcatcattcattcatatgattcgcatttcataattcacctcaattatgactaaaaatccatcgtcgcattctttcgtatccaacacccatttcatgttctataggtcatttgtaacacatctatatcatcaacatattcatttccatgattcaactcACTACTaatcattaatgacaaaattcatccatttaatgacccatttgtggtgctcttctacaatccatgaatctcaacttaaaaatacttcaaatagcatgtaagggtcatgaaacttaccttaaacaatagaagaacaagcttggagtggtgattcacccttagcaccaaaacccagttcatctctccttggatttcttgacttggatgacttttaatgggtttccttcacttgattctcttgctttcttgttgttgatcttggatttctatggttttctcatgggAGAATATTAGAGAGAGTTCTAGGTTTTCTTGGtcacaaaatgatgaaaaatgagattttggACGAATTGGATCTATTTAAAGTGAACCAGAAAATTCGAAACGGCATGACATGCGACactacatgcgagtcgcatgtcacACATGCACAAGTCGCACCTCGCGTCGCAAGTCTTGCCGAGAGCTGCGGCTGGGCACAACATGCGACAcgacatgcgactcgcatgtcacacatgcgagtcgcaCCTCGTGTCGCAGATGGTGCCGAGAACTACTTCTCACCGGCACGATCGCGATGGCCGGCTTCGTCGCCGCGGTCGCATGtcacacatgcgagtcgcatatggTGTCGCATAAGGTGACGGAGAGGTAATTTGCTTCGGGTCGTTTGTTGAAGAATGGCCTATGTCCATATATGGCTGACGGGTCCTTCTCGAAACTAATTCGACACTTCGTCGATTCGATAACCGCGATTCTTTCCCTTCAATTATTCGATTTAATGAGCATGAATGAAATTTGTCCGTGGTGTAACAATAGTAAGTGTATATGagtgcatatgtatgtatgttgtgtatggatatgtatgcaatgtttttcctgtagacgagtagtttacatgacagagatcttaagaagagtacgaggtataattactttcttcatcttatgttatcttcattacGATATCATAATGCTATTCATGCCTTTATACCGTACATTGCTCGCTACCGAGgtcttcttgtggacgctgcgttcatgcccgcagtgtagatagacgagacaagGATCTTTCATCATAGGGCGCCTTCGGTAACGCTTTTGGTGAGCTCACTTCTTCCTAGAGCATTACGAGTCGAGTTGCATATGTTTCTTTTTGTTACAAGAGGGTATATCGGGGGCCTGTCCCTAACTTACATACTTCGATCATGTTCATAGACGCTTTGCGGACAGTTCTGGTAcaacttagtcatagtgtgacagtaGCAATGTTGGCATCATGAgtctattgtacatttacttatgcatgatattattttcatatttagcctcttgatcttattgtttccatttcGCATACACAAAGGATGTAAGtcataagttggttcgctcggttctgTAAGtgcgggtgccaatcacgccttaccaagggtggggtgtgacatgacCGATGTCCGATAATTAATTCCGAAATCATtgattgcatggccgatatccgatgatAGTTCCGAAATAGTtgatagtgcatggactccgcgggtcccctagAGTgatgccggtgagaaccccccctgggcaaagatccggggtcccgtctgtctgttgggcaaagccGTCCCAGGTACGTGTACACGGATTTGGATGGGTATTTGTTCTCCACATTACTTGCATTTTCATTATGATATTGATTTTTGGGGTGTTTTTGGGATTTTTACTTGTGATGGGATTCGGACTTGTTATATTGGACTTGGtaaaaattttggggttaaaTTTTCCCAGGCAAACCACGTGTACTTTAAACCGTTTTTTGGAACTTGTTAAGTAGCCCCTGGGGGAGTANNNNNNNNNNNNNNNNNNNNNNNNNNNNNNNNNNNNNNNNNNNNNNNNNNNNNNNNNNNNNNNNNNNNNNNNNNNNNNNNNNNNNNNNNNNNNNNNNNNNTGTAACAATAGTAAGTTATAGgtctatgtatgtatgttgtgtatggatatgtatgcAATGTTTTCTGCCagacgagtagtttacatgacGGAGATCTTAAGAAAGTGCGAGGTATAATTACTTTCTTGTCTTATGTTTATCTTCGTTGATATCATAatgctattcatgccttacatactacgATTACATTGCTCGGCTGCGaggtcccttcttgtggacgctaaCGTTCAATGCCGCAGTGTAGATAAACGAGACAAGGATCTTTCATCATAGGGCGCCTTCGGTACAGAGTTTTGGTGGTGAGCTCAAGCTTCCTGGGCATTCGTTACGAGTCGGGTTGCGTATGTTTCTTTTTGTTACAGAGGGTATATCGGGGGCCTGTCTAACTCGCCCATACTTCGGTCATTGCATAGACGCTTTGCGGACGAttctttttgtacaacttagtcatagtgtgacgatGGTAATGTtggcatcatgggtctattgtacatttacttatgcgtgatattattttcatatttagcctgcttgatcttattgtttccatttcGAGACACAAAGGATGTAAGTCATGCAGTTAGTTCGCTCGGTTCTGTAAAGGTGCGGGtgcaatcacgccttaccaagggtggggtgtgacatgacCGATGTAAGATAATTAATTCGAAATCATtgattgcatggccgatatcagATGATAGTTCAGAAATAGTTGATAGTGCATGGACTCAGCGGGTCCCCCCAGAGTGATGCCGGTGAGAACCCGCAcaggcaaagatccggggtcccgtACGCTACTTGTTGGGCAAGATCgagatgggtggcacttagactagCGAGTCCGCAGTGGGTTGTGCTCTGAAGACGTTGATAGCTAGtgggagtacatgtgtacacgcGTTGCATGGCGTTGCATTGCGTTATTACTGCTGATACATTCATTGCATTATGAtattgattttgagatgtttggtattgtacttgtgatgttggattcggacttgttatattcagacttggtacatttgggattagatgctttacttaggcaatgacgtgtacttggatccGGATTTATTGTTGGAACTTGTTGAAGTAGCCCATAGACCAtccgtaagattagttatatgtttgtCCTCTATGTGAGGCAAGATAACGGGTGTTTTAACatgagttgactactagactAAAACGAACGATTCAACGATATATGAGTTGCGAGATTATTGTGAAATTGGCTGGTGATTATTGGAGTGAAGTTAATGATTAAAAAGTATTGATGTacagtgtgtggtagatagacgtatgacttgatttggttgttatcatgtttatcgtGAATTCTTTTCGATACGTGTTTCTAACcctttgtcggcctatgatacttactcgcATGCGTGTATTGTACCGATATTGCACACTTCTTTACCCTTTTTGTAGTGTAGATTGTTTGTGTGATTGATTGTGATATGAAGCGGAAAATGCGGTGCTATCCCAAGGCCTCCTCCACTTCATTCCCGGAATCGAGGCtgagtcttagaatgtagtggtaatctgaaatcattagttgctcttgtactagtctagaccaggtcatgggaaattGGATCGAGTCTGTATTTATTAAATTGTTGTAATCATATAAATACTTGAGTTTATTGAATGTATATGATGTTCTGctgttatttctaaatatcAGTTGGTTTAAATGAATCGTCTTTATTTAATTGATGTGTTATTCAAtaagagggttcgcctaccgaggtgggaagggtaggtgcccgcgcggcCCTAaaatggatcgtgacaaaaggtATCTTCCCAACGAAAATGTTTGCAACTGCCCATATCttataaacattacaagaaaatcagtttttaaagtaaagtatgtagataatgtgaaaaaaatttaaaccctAAAACAATTGTAAACACACATACTTCGGGAACTTTACAATGCCAAAAACGACGCCCAGGATTATCTCGGGTCCTTGATTTTCTTAGCTTACAATAATGACAACATTCACAAACATCGGGTTTTATAGCAGAGTTTGACGTTTAAGAgctttgagacatgatttttggtggtggtgggggggggggggggggctaaaGTATGTTGAAAGAGTGAAAATGGAGGAGGTGAAGAAGAGTAACTTGGAAAAATGAAGCTGGAAGGGGTTTTCTTAAAcacctattgcgcactaatttagtgcgcaatgtGACTAAACTGTAAAATTGTAGTTTGGTCCTAttacgcactaatttagtgcgcaaaaggtacttctgtcacttttttttttactgggtTATTTTGATACCTTTTGTCACTTTTTGGTTCATTTAAGTCACAGACTCATAGCTTTGATGGAAAAGGGTCAATTTTGCCCCTAAACTATTTGCATTTGTCCCTGATTATACTCTGCTTCTTAGAATAAGATTTGTATTATgaatatactcttcttgttatAATGGAACTTGTATTACGTAATCATAGGTTAATCCTACCTGATAGTGTGGCTATATATTCTGTACATGTAACACATTGTAattcatttaatgaaattcaGAAAACCTAGAAACTAGGTCTATCAGCAAGCAGCCATTTGGACTACGATATATGCTCTCTACAATAATGAACCCATCCAGACAAAGAAAACAATGAAGGGTAAGGTTTTTACATATTCAGCCTAGAGGTAGGTTTTTACATATTCAGCCTAGATGATCAATTGATTATTTGTTGCCAAAAGTGAAATCAGACAATGTAATCTCAACTTGATGCTCATCAGGATGGAGACGACGTTGCGCAGACGTGGAGGCATGCAGGATTTCTCCCTCCTGATTATTATTTCTTCCACGGGGAGAAGTCGATATTTCATTAGCCCAGCCTTCATTTTCGACATTAGATGTTCGAGGAGATGCTTGAACACTGTCTTCATTATATTGTGGGTAACCGCGTAATAAGTGAACCGGGGAACTACCATGCAATGGGGTGGCCGGTCTGCTGGTGACAGGGGTGGTGTTTCCCGATAGACGGCCATGTTTCACTCGTTTTTTCGCCATATTGTGCCAGCTTGTAAGAGCTGTTGCCACGTTATCACCAAAGATGATAGGCTTCATTGATGAACCCATCTACAAATTTcaccatttatatatatgagtattCATGCTTTTACTAATTAAAACTTTGTTAGGGTAATCATTTGTAGaagattttcaacaaaaaatgtTTTAGAGTACCTGTGTAACCAAGGCATAAAGAGGGAGAGTCACATAGCTGCAGTGGACCTGGATGATCACCCTGAAACAAGGAAGTAAAACGATCAATACAAAAATATGCATCTTGTGGCAGGAAAactttaatttgtttttcttgttaAATATCCATCATGTTTGTCGTTTTTCGAGTACTTGATTGAACAATTATTGTAACATATTTCTTGGAAATTCAAGTTTTAGGAAGGGCAAATATAATGGTAATTCATTGAATATCCTTCCTGAACCCTCTAGGAAGgaagaatgtatatgtatgtcaAACTTTGTGAGCATAATATGGATATGGCAATTCAAAGTGTGTTTTAGTGAAACTCACCCCATGGTTAGCCTTATGGCTAGGTCTGCAGCATTTTTATGAAAGCAAGATGGAAAACCAAATTTCCACTGCAAAgttaaaggaaaataaaaaaggttCAGGACAGTGCATTCAAATTTCAATCCAAAAGAAAAACGGAAAATGGAAATCCAACTCCTTACCCAACTCCAAGCAAAGAAAGCAACTTGAAACGCATTCTGaaaattaaaaccaaaaatcattATGGAATTCCAAGCTAAGAGTTTTTACAAATATCATtcttttaagtgaaattttttttttaaaacaatatatatatatgaaaagtgggaaaaaaattaaaggtacCTGAAAGAGCAcaaagttgatcaagaaaagaacaaagCCAGGGCGATTAAACCAGAAAAGATGGTCACCTATCTCCACCAATGGTACACCTTTCACTATGTCTCCCCTTTCTGATATCCTTACCCCCATTTCTGTTATGATCATTTGAAGTTTTGTACCAACCAGTAATATTATCTGCATTTTAATTTTTCCCAATTTTATGTtagaaaaatttaaattttcgtCTATAAGACACCTATTAATTAAATGAATGAATGACTTACTATGAGTGGGACAAATGGAACCCAAAGGTAAGAGTACAGTCCTGTCCATAAAGAGGAACAAGTTTCATTTAGTTTCAATTGGATATGGTTACTTTAAGTAATTAATTCTAACACATAATTTCAATTACAAGATAGTCTACGTACCATCGGTAGTGGTTAGAAAATATAGGACTGTGAAGAGCCATAATGCTGGACTGCAACataaatgatgttaattatCATAGAATCAATAAAAAAGGTTCTGAAAAATTgggagaggaaaaaaaatgatgtacaCCTTATTCCCACAACGACTTTGAAATCTTTTTCAACTGCTCTATTAATgtatatttgaaaatcaaaattcTCTTGATTCTGTGGAGTTAAATGTGCCTGCAGGTAAatggagcaaaaaaaaaaaaagttaattaagCGCTAAACTTAATACAATATATTACATACACTGATAAGGAGTTGTTGGGGCGGGGGTGGGGTTGTGGTTGTAAGTAGGGCTGAACacgaaaaaccgaaaaaccgaaccaaaccgataaccaaaccgaaccggaaaaaaaaaccgacatttatttggtttggtttttaaatttaaaaaccgactatatttggtttggttttggtttcaagtctaaaaaaaccgaaaaaaaccgaaccaaaccgactttatatattattttaaaaattaagtttgtatatatatatgtgtatgtattttaatttttttatgagaacattacaatttatattatgtttttatactCTTGGCCATGCTTTTTAATTAAACTAATTGTCTCATCGTTTCTCGCTTAATACTACCAATTTGTTTTGTGCTTGCTTTCTCATTCTTGGCAATACTACCCCATTGCTAAGAATAAGTATGCTCTGAGTTAGTTTTTGGAGATGAGTGTTCTTGACAATACTATTTCACATGAGTTTAAATTTAGATAGTGACTACAATGTATTTTAAAAACCGACAAAAACCGAAAAAACCGATAAAACCGACAAAAACCGAATAGTAAAAACCGAtgtagtttggtttggtttggtttgacaatTTGAATAACCAActcaattggtttggttattttttaCATAAAAACCGATCCAAACCGAACCGTGAGCACCCCTAGTTGTAAGGGATGTGATTAGGCAAATTTACaatacgatttttttttaataatatccAATCATTATAGAATTTTGTATTGGATAGTGACTTACCATCATGAACCCATGTCGAAGGGTTAAATAGTCAACTTTTGCAACTGATGAGAAGAATTGCCTGAAGAAACAAACCTGTAAATATAACCCCCGAAAATATGAGTTCAGTGAAACCTTACACAATAGTAATTCACAAATTGAAAATTAGTTTATATCTATCCGTTGATGATGTAAAAAATACTTACACATtcatattatttataaataattattagtaaatttttatgataagtattaattattaataatcTAAAATGATAATCATTGTTTAAACTATATAGACAATGTAAATACATACggccaatatatataaattaaataaattcataTAATCTTTCATTTCCACTTCAAAACTGAAGAGAGAAGAGGAGGAGAGGGGGTGACTCACTATCCAGACCAACACCGGCGATTTGCTCCAGAAATGCAAATGCCTACGTCCAAATGATGTCTCTCTTGCAAATCTAAATCTCTCGGGATCTGCAACAATCAAATACTAATAATAAAAGTttgaacataataataataataataataataataataataattggaGTAATAACTATTCCTtccattcacttttatttgtccactaaGGACtttacacaccccttaagaaataataaatgaagtgtataattattataatacccatattaattggtttATAGTTTTAATGgccttgaaaaatgatttgaaatgagtaattaatattatgaataaaataaaataaattattttttcttaatatgttaaatatgataaataaaagtaatttttttaaaatattaaataagtaaaagtgaatggaaaGAGTCTGACATATGTCGGTCAAGTAGAATTAGTAGTCATACTTTTTGTTTGGTATGCACTGCTGTCTGAATTTAGTATCAAAAGATGGTGTAGTTGCAACTAGCAAATGATTCCCTACCCACATTATTATACAATAGCATTTGGGgtccaaaaagaaaagcaaacaGCAACGGACAAGTATAAATCTTTTTGTTATATGTCACATCAACTTTCAGCGTTGTCTTTCTGTAGCAAGATTGAAATGTTTCTGGACCTATTTAAAATAGGATTTAATTCATATCTactgaacatatatataaatgaattcTCACTATCAATGGAAttttacatgttatggaaggCTACCTTAGGTATAAAATATACTCTCTTTGTCCTAATTTAAATTAcattctttcatttttagtcaatatcaaaaaaaaatatttttttatctttaataataatttaattttgaattttttttaattatttcctTAATAACATTATTTAAACCATATAATGTCAATAACTTATTTTAGACTAAAAGTTGCAAAagcctttttaaaaattaaaaaaaaaactccgtGTCCATTCGAACATCTTCACATTAATTGGGGTAGAGTGGAGGGAGTACAACCTTAGACActagagaaataaaagagtATGCACAATAGTAAGGCGGGGTGTATAGGCAGGGACGGATCCACACCATTGGGTGTGGGTTCGCCGGAATCCACACCTTTTATCCGAACCTTGTATTT contains:
- the LOC132059640 gene encoding MLO-like protein 6, whose amino-acid sequence is MAKERSMQATPTWAVAVVCFILLAISIFIEQIIHHLGEWLLKKHKKPLYEALEKIKAELMLLGFISLLLTVVQDPVSNLCVPKSVGYSWHPCKTDEDEKSKYDDPCLARGKVQFASSYAIHQLHIFIFVLAVAHILYCIATFAFGRLKMRKWRAWEDETKTIEYQFNNDPERFRFARETSFGRRHLHFWSKSPVLVWIVCFFRQFFSSVAKVDYLTLRHGFMMAHLTPQNQENFDFQIYINRAVEKDFKVVVGISPALWLFTVLYFLTTTDGLYSYLWVPFVPLIIILLVGTKLQMIITEMGVRISERGDIVKGVPLVEIGDHLFWFNRPGFVLFLINFVLFQNAFQVAFFAWSWWKFGFPSCFHKNAADLAIRLTMGVIIQVHCSYVTLPLYALVTQMGSSMKPIIFGDNVATALTSWHNMAKKRVKHGRLSGNTTPVTSRPATPLHGSSPVHLLRGYPQYNEDSVQASPRTSNVENEGWANEISTSPRGRNNNQEGEILHASTSAQRRLHPDEHQVEITLSDFTFGNK